From the genome of Hyperolius riggenbachi isolate aHypRig1 chromosome 9, aHypRig1.pri, whole genome shotgun sequence, one region includes:
- the MUC1 gene encoding mucin-1 yields the protein MYNTVAPAALLLLISAAHVLQTSTQTASTAVSSANTTTTPSTAINTTLSVNTTTVTSSPTNQTNVTSITVSSANTTATPSTGSNTTVTANTTTVTSSPTNQTNVTSTTVSSANTTATPSTGSNTTLSANTTTVTSSPTNQTNVTSTTVSSANTTTTPSTGSNTTVTANTTTVTSSPTNQTNVTSTTVSSANTTTTPSTGSNTTLSANTTTVTSSPTNQTNVTSTTVSSANTTTTPSTASNTTLSANTTTVTSSPTNQTNVTSTTVSSVNTTVTPSTGSNTTLSANTTTVTSSPTNQTNVTSTTVSSANTTATPGTGSNTTLPANTTTVTSSPTNQTNVTSTTVSSANTTATPSTGSNTTLSANTTTVTSSPTNQTNVTSTTVSSANTTATPSTGSNTTLSANTTTVTSSPTNQTNVTSTTVSSANTTATPSTGSNTTLSANTTTVTSSPTNLTNVTSTTVSSANTTATPSTGSNTTLSANTTTVTSSPTNLTNVTSTTVSSANTTATPSTGSNTTVTANTTTVTSSPTNQTNVTSTTVSSANTTTTPNTATITSATTNNTVTSQSTATTNSTTTAAQTTSVVITAIYMQLHITSEDFSVSLNDAASTAYKTLSAKITQLYDDVYNCSACSTRNIYLGVLILSFSAGSVNVDTRVDFSGTQTLSAAETLLKNKLSSSNNVINGLTIDSVKVSSTPIVSSSPLVPGWGIALLVLVAVLLLFCLIFIIVMSIQLCRRRHSGYMDVFATRGSYHSMNDYTPYQTHGRYVAPNKYETSGNGTKDKFSYSNQALETNDL from the exons AAACAAGTACTCAGACAGCAAGTACCGCAGTTTCCTCAGCTAATACTACAACTACCCCAAGTACTGCGATTAACACAACGCTTTCAGTTAATACTACAACAGTTACTTCAAGTCCCACAAACCAAACTAACGTAACAAGTATCACAGTTTCCTCAGCTAATACTACAGCTACTCCGAGTACTGGGAGTAACACAACGGTTACAGCTAATACTACAACAGTTACTTCAAGTCCCACAAACCAAACCAATGTAACAAGTACCACAGTTTCCTCAGCTAATACTACAGCTACTCCGAGTACTGGGAGTAACACAACGCTTTCAGCTAATACTACAACAGTTACTTCAAGTCCCACAAACCAAACCAATGTAACAAGTACCACTGTTTCCTCAGCTAATACTACAACTACCCCGAGTACTGGGAGTAACACAACGGTTACAGCTAATACTACAACAGTTACTTCAAGTCCTACAAACCAAACCAATGTAACAAGTACCACTGTTTCCTCAGCTAATACTACAACTACCCCAAGTACTGGGAGTAACACAACGCTTTCAGCTAATACTACAACAGTTACTTCAAGTCCCACAAACCAAACCAATGTAACAAGTACCACAGTTTCCTCAGCTAATACTACCACTACTCCAAGTACTGCGAGTAACACAACGCTTTCAGCTAATACAACAACAGTTACTTCAAGTCCCACAAACCAAACCAACGTAACAAGTACCACAGTTTCCTCAGTTAATACTACAGTTACTCCGAGTACTGGGAGTAACACAACGCTTTCAGCTAATACTACAACAGTTACTTCAAGTCCCACAAACCAAACCAATGTAACAAGTACCACAGTTTCCTCAGCTAATACTACAGCTACTCCGGGTACTGGGAGTAACACAACACTTCCAGCTAATACTACAACTGTTACTTCAAGTCCCACAAACCAAACCAATGTAACAAGTACCACAGTTTCCTCAGCTAATACTACAGCTACTCCGAGTACTGGGAGTAACACAACGCTTTCAGCTAATACTACAACAGTTACTTCAAGTCCCACAAACCAAACCAATGTAACAAGTACCACAGTTTCCTCAGCTAATACTACAGCTACTCCAAGTACTGGGAGTAACACAACGCTTTCAGCTAATACTACAACAGTTACTTCAAGTCCCACAAATCAAACCAACGTAACAAGTACCACAGTTTCCTCAGCTAATACTACAGCTACTCCGAGTACTGGGAGTAACACAACGCTTTCAGCTAATACTACAACAGTTACTTCAAGTCCCACAAATCTAACCAACGTAACAAGTACCACAGTTTCCTCAGCTAATACTACAGCTACTCCGAGTACTGGGAGTAACACAACGCTTTCAGCTAATACTACAACAGTCACTTCAAGTCCCACAAATCTAACCAACGTAACAAGTACCACAGTTTCCTCAGCTAATACTACAGCTACTCCGAGTACTGGGAGTAACACAACGGTTACAGCTAATACTACAACAGTTACTTCAAGTCCTACAAATCAAACCAACGTAACAAGTACCACAGTTTCCTCAGCTAATACTACAACTACTCCGAATACAGCAACAATTACAAGTGCCACAACAAACAATACGGTGACTTCACAGAGCACAGCGACCACAAACTCTACGACCACTGCTGCCCAAACCACCAGCGTGGTCATCACCGCGATCTACATGCAGCTTCATATTACCAGCGAAGACTTCTCTGTCAGCCTCAATGATGCCGCCTCCACTGCATATAAAACTCTGAGCGCCAAAATCACACAGCTG tATGATGATGTCTATAATTGTTCCGCGTGTTCTACGCGCAACATTTACCTTGGTGTCCTGATTCTCTCATTCAG CGCTGGATCTGTGAATGTTGATACCAGAGTTGACTTCTCAGGAACTCAAACTTTATCTGCTGCCGAGACTTTGCTGAAGAACAAGcttagcagcagcaacaacgtgaTCAATGGGCTCACAATAGACAGCGTGAAAG tcagcagcaCACCAATagtgtcctcctctcctctggtGCCAGGATGGGGCATCGCTCTGCTGGTTCTGGTGGCAGTGCTTCTACTCTTCTGTCTCATATTCATCATCGTCATG TCTATCCAGCTATGTCGTCGCAGACACAGTGGCTACATGGACGTATTCGCCACCCGAGGCTCCTACCACTCCATGAACGACTACACGCCCTACCAAACGCACGGGCGCTATGTGGCCCCCAACAAATATGAG ACGTCGGGAAACGGAACTAAGGACAAGTTCTCATACAGCAACCAGGCCCTGGAGACCAACGACTTGTGA